The Verrucomicrobiia bacterium genome contains a region encoding:
- a CDS encoding response regulator transcription factor gives MTPPNSRIALIEDHEPTRRHLEGVIALTPGLRVVGSHGSARRALEFLKSDKPDLVILDLGLPGMDGMECLTALRKEDAGIRVLILTIEDGPERIFEALRRGASSYLIKPPTARGLIQAIQETLDGGGAFSPGVARLMLDHFLRQGEVREVLAPLTQRERQVLEFAAEGLLPEEIARSVGISARTVGNHFHSMYHKLHVQTLAQAVAVYYRGGTGSHLPRTGQRLG, from the coding sequence ATGACCCCACCCAACTCCCGCATTGCCCTCATCGAAGACCACGAACCCACGCGCCGGCATTTGGAGGGCGTGATTGCCCTGACGCCCGGGTTGCGCGTGGTCGGTTCCCACGGTTCCGCCCGGCGCGCCCTCGAGTTCCTCAAGTCCGACAAGCCGGACCTGGTCATCCTCGATCTCGGACTTCCCGGGATGGATGGGATGGAATGCCTGACCGCGTTGCGGAAGGAGGATGCCGGCATCCGGGTCCTGATCCTGACCATCGAGGACGGTCCGGAACGGATTTTCGAGGCATTGCGTCGGGGGGCGTCGAGCTACCTCATCAAGCCGCCGACGGCCCGGGGGCTCATCCAGGCGATTCAGGAGACGCTGGACGGCGGCGGGGCGTTTTCGCCCGGGGTTGCCCGGCTGATGCTGGATCACTTCCTGAGGCAGGGCGAGGTGCGCGAGGTGCTCGCCCCGTTGACCCAGCGGGAGCGGCAGGTGTTGGAGTTCGCTGCCGAGGGACTGTTGCCGGAGGAGATCGCGAGAAGCGTCGGCATCAGCGCGCGAACGGTGGGGAACCATTTCCACTCCATGTACCACAAGCTGCATGTGCAGACCCTGGCCCAGGCGGTGGCGGTGTATTACCGCGGAGGGACGGGTTCGCATCTGCCCCGGACCGGCCAGAGGCTGGGATGA
- the hemE gene encoding uroporphyrinogen decarboxylase, translating to MTPLSSSPLPAPPGGEFSCRDRFLRACACQPVDRTPVWLMRQAGRVLPEYRALKERHSFLELVRTPELAAEVTLQPIRRFQFDAAIIFSDILVIPEAMGQGYHFADQGGIRMDWTPKNRADLDRLDPARARDHLEYVGAALRLVRRELDGRTALIGFCGSPWTLANFMLEGGSSPDFRQAHHLRVTDPPAYHALAERLTQALIEYLRLQCDAGADALQIFDTLAGLLPGDDYPDASGRWIREIVSALGHRVPIIVFSKGAHARWRDLVDTGAEVIGLGPDAPLAELRQCVPGHVGLQGNLDSRHLTATPEVVSRESRTILEIMRGRPGHIFNLGHGVPPDAPLENLTALVNTVRSFA from the coding sequence TTGACCCCGTTATCTTCCTCCCCACTCCCAGCGCCTCCCGGCGGTGAATTTTCCTGCCGCGATCGCTTCCTTCGCGCCTGCGCCTGTCAGCCCGTCGATCGAACCCCCGTCTGGCTCATGCGCCAGGCCGGCCGCGTCCTCCCCGAATACCGGGCCCTCAAGGAACGCCACTCCTTCCTCGAGCTGGTCCGCACTCCGGAGCTGGCCGCCGAGGTCACACTGCAACCCATCCGGCGCTTCCAGTTCGATGCCGCCATCATCTTCAGCGACATCCTCGTCATCCCCGAGGCCATGGGGCAGGGCTACCACTTCGCCGATCAAGGTGGGATCCGGATGGACTGGACCCCGAAGAACCGCGCCGACCTGGATCGCCTCGACCCGGCCCGCGCCCGGGACCACCTCGAATATGTCGGAGCCGCGCTCCGGTTGGTCCGACGCGAACTGGACGGCCGGACCGCCCTCATCGGCTTCTGCGGCTCCCCCTGGACCCTCGCGAACTTCATGCTCGAAGGCGGCAGCTCGCCCGATTTCCGTCAGGCCCATCATCTCCGGGTCACCGACCCGCCCGCCTACCACGCCCTCGCCGAACGGCTCACCCAGGCCCTGATCGAATATCTCCGGCTCCAATGCGATGCCGGCGCCGACGCCCTCCAGATCTTCGATACCCTCGCGGGCCTCCTCCCCGGAGACGATTACCCCGATGCGTCGGGACGCTGGATCCGGGAGATCGTGTCCGCCCTCGGCCACCGCGTCCCGATCATCGTCTTTTCCAAGGGCGCCCACGCCCGCTGGCGCGACCTTGTGGACACCGGCGCCGAGGTGATCGGCCTGGGCCCCGACGCCCCACTGGCCGAACTGCGCCAGTGCGTCCCCGGCCACGTCGGCCTGCAGGGCAACCTCGATTCCCGCCATCTCACCGCCACCCCCGAGGTTGTCAGCCGCGAATCCCGCACCATTCTGGAAATCATGCGCGGCCGCCCGGGTCACATCTTCAATCTCGGCCACGGCGTCCCCCCCGACGCCCCCCTCGAAAACCTCACTGCACTCGTCAACACCGTCCGTTCCTTCGCATGA
- the hemN gene encoding oxygen-independent coproporphyrinogen III oxidase, producing MSGLHVDLDLIRKYNVAGPRYTSYPPATRFADSFREPDARTELAASNVEPRDLSLYYHIPFCESLCWFCGCTTVITLNHRQGARYVEYLDREMALTRPLLHPDRRVTQLHWGGGSPTFLAPDEIRTLGAAIRRHFHLAPDIEASVEIDPRRLSPDHIQALRDAGFNRASLGVQDFDPQVQSAIHRIQPADLTAEVIGWIRSAGFQSLNLDLIYGLPYQTLDSFRRTLDRIIELAPDRLAVFSYAHVPWLKPSQKIFEKRSPLPSPETKLQLLKLVVETLTSQAGYTYIGMDHFARPGDELALAQARGTLQRNFQGYSTRAGTDIASFGMSAISQTASAYWQNHKTLDAYYPAVEAGQLPVARGCPVTEDDRIRRAVIMEIMCNLRVEFAPLSRRLGIAFTEYFARELDSLADLEADGLLHVRGDGFSLTDLGRLLVRIIAMRFDAHLPQTSERRFSRAI from the coding sequence ATGAGCGGTCTTCACGTCGATCTGGACCTGATCCGGAAATACAACGTCGCGGGCCCCCGCTACACCTCCTACCCGCCCGCGACCCGCTTCGCCGATTCCTTCCGGGAACCGGATGCCCGGACGGAACTCGCCGCCAGCAATGTCGAGCCCCGCGACCTTTCCCTCTACTACCACATCCCCTTCTGCGAATCCCTCTGCTGGTTCTGCGGCTGTACCACCGTCATCACCCTCAACCACCGTCAGGGCGCCCGGTATGTGGAGTACCTCGACCGGGAAATGGCCCTCACCCGTCCCCTCCTCCATCCCGACCGGCGGGTCACCCAGCTCCACTGGGGCGGTGGTTCCCCCACCTTCCTCGCCCCCGACGAAATCCGCACCCTGGGCGCCGCCATCCGCCGCCACTTCCACCTGGCCCCCGACATCGAGGCGTCCGTCGAAATCGATCCGCGGCGGCTCTCTCCGGATCACATCCAGGCCCTCCGCGATGCCGGCTTCAACCGCGCCTCCCTCGGCGTCCAGGACTTCGATCCCCAGGTCCAGTCCGCCATCCACCGCATCCAGCCCGCCGATCTCACCGCCGAGGTCATCGGCTGGATCCGGTCCGCCGGCTTCCAGTCCCTCAACCTCGACCTGATCTACGGGCTTCCCTACCAGACCCTCGACTCCTTCCGCCGCACCCTCGATCGGATCATCGAACTCGCCCCCGACCGCCTGGCGGTCTTCAGCTACGCCCACGTCCCCTGGCTCAAACCCTCCCAGAAGATCTTCGAGAAACGGTCCCCCCTGCCCTCCCCGGAGACCAAGCTCCAGCTCCTCAAACTCGTCGTCGAAACCCTCACCAGCCAGGCCGGCTATACCTATATCGGCATGGATCACTTCGCCCGCCCCGGCGACGAACTGGCCCTCGCCCAGGCCCGCGGCACCCTGCAACGCAACTTCCAGGGCTACAGCACCCGCGCCGGCACCGACATCGCCTCCTTCGGCATGTCCGCCATCTCCCAGACCGCGTCGGCCTACTGGCAGAACCACAAGACCCTCGACGCCTATTACCCCGCCGTCGAGGCCGGCCAGCTCCCCGTCGCCCGCGGCTGTCCGGTCACCGAGGACGACCGAATCCGCCGTGCCGTCATCATGGAGATCATGTGCAATCTGCGCGTCGAGTTCGCCCCCCTCTCCCGGCGCCTGGGCATCGCCTTCACGGAGTATTTCGCCCGCGAACTCGACAGCCTCGCCGACCTCGAAGCCGACGGCCTCCTCCACGTCCGCGGCGATGGCTTCTCCCTCACCGATCTCGGTCGTCTCCTGGTCCGCATCATCGCCATGCGTTTCGATGCCCACCTGCCCCAGACTTCCGAGCGACGCTTCTCCCGCGCCATCTGA
- the hemG gene encoding protoporphyrinogen oxidase, with product MTQVGILGAGITGLTAAHALRKAGFSVTVYDAAPHVGGVIRSHREGGWLAELGPNTILDTSPRIGELLADLGLTPRRLDSNPDASARYVVRDGRPVPLPISGPRFFTSPLFSWKAKLRLLREPFLGRTPGDPSVADFVRHRLGQEFLDYAIDPLVTGIYAGDPAALSIRHAFHRIHDLEARYGSLIRGQILGARERRRRGEVSKASAPKFSFDHGLQVLPDALHASMPDAVRLEAFVTTLNPSPSGWMIAGDHHGALFTAQHQAVLFCGTAHSLARLQIPSADLPSLAAFADIPYPPVTSVVLGFRRDEVRHDCLGFGMLIPHREGFGILGTIFSSSLFPRRAPDDHLTLTTYVGGVRRPEVAGLPDDELIHVVRRDLGRLLGVAGQPRFQHIARWPRAIPQYILGYDRFLHTLDALESRLPGFFVAGHFRDGVALSDAIQTGARIARRIATHFAAVGVRPDPGGPVPVAQPVPHPQ from the coding sequence ATGACCCAGGTCGGCATTCTCGGCGCCGGCATCACCGGACTCACCGCCGCCCACGCCCTCCGCAAAGCGGGCTTCTCCGTCACCGTGTACGACGCCGCCCCGCACGTCGGCGGGGTGATCCGCAGCCATCGTGAAGGCGGGTGGCTCGCCGAGCTGGGACCCAACACCATCCTCGACACCAGCCCCCGCATCGGCGAACTCCTCGCCGACCTCGGCCTCACGCCCCGTCGCCTCGATTCCAACCCCGACGCCAGCGCCCGCTACGTCGTCCGCGACGGACGCCCCGTCCCGCTGCCCATCTCCGGCCCGCGCTTCTTCACCTCACCCCTCTTTTCCTGGAAGGCCAAACTCCGGCTCCTTCGCGAACCCTTCCTCGGCCGCACCCCGGGCGATCCCAGCGTCGCGGACTTCGTCCGGCACCGGCTCGGACAGGAGTTCCTCGACTACGCCATCGACCCGCTGGTCACCGGCATCTACGCAGGCGATCCCGCCGCCCTCTCCATCCGGCACGCCTTTCACCGCATCCACGACCTCGAAGCCCGCTACGGCTCGCTGATCCGCGGACAGATCCTTGGCGCCAGGGAACGCCGCAGGCGCGGCGAGGTCTCCAAGGCCTCCGCCCCGAAGTTCTCCTTCGACCACGGCCTTCAGGTCCTCCCCGATGCCCTCCACGCCTCGATGCCCGACGCCGTCCGCCTGGAAGCCTTCGTCACCACCCTCAACCCCTCCCCATCCGGCTGGATGATCGCCGGCGATCATCACGGCGCCCTCTTCACCGCCCAGCACCAGGCCGTGCTCTTCTGCGGCACCGCCCATTCCCTCGCCCGCCTCCAGATCCCAAGCGCCGACCTCCCTTCCCTCGCCGCCTTCGCCGACATCCCCTACCCCCCCGTCACCAGCGTCGTCCTCGGGTTCCGACGCGACGAGGTCCGCCACGACTGCCTCGGCTTCGGCATGCTGATCCCTCACCGGGAGGGCTTCGGCATCCTCGGAACCATCTTCTCCTCCTCCCTCTTTCCCCGGCGCGCCCCCGACGACCACCTGACCCTCACCACCTACGTCGGCGGCGTCCGCCGCCCCGAAGTGGCCGGGCTGCCCGATGACGAACTGATCCATGTCGTCCGCCGCGATCTCGGCCGGCTCCTTGGCGTCGCCGGGCAACCCCGGTTTCAGCACATCGCCCGATGGCCCCGTGCCATCCCCCAGTACATCCTCGGCTACGATCGGTTCCTGCACACCCTCGACGCCCTCGAATCCCGACTTCCAGGGTTCTTCGTCGCCGGCCATTTTCGCGATGGCGTCGCCCTCAGCGATGCCATCCAGACGGGCGCCCGCATCGCCCGGCGCATCGCCACCCACTTCGCCGCCGTCGGTGTCCGGCCCGATCCCGGCGGACCGGTCCCCGTCGCCC